One genomic region from Jiangella sp. DSM 45060 encodes:
- the cbiQ gene encoding cobalt ECF transporter T component CbiQ, translated as MSGGHGPGLYRPGDSLVHRLPAHVKVVALLAFVLVVVATPRDEFGAFGAYAVLLAGVAALARVPARVVVARMVVEIPFVVFALLMPFVSQGPRVDVLGLSLSEHGLLTGWNILAKGTLGVVASILLAATTEVRSLLAGLQRLRVPDRLVEIASFMIRYADVVSGDLRRMRIARESRGFEARHLGHVRVVAQGAGALFVRSYERGERVHLAMLSRGYGGSMPLTATVGASRADWLRGAGLPLAAAVVALTAVLS; from the coding sequence GTGAGCGGCGGTCATGGGCCCGGGCTGTACCGGCCGGGCGACTCGCTCGTCCACCGCCTGCCGGCGCACGTGAAGGTGGTGGCGCTGCTGGCGTTCGTGCTGGTGGTGGTCGCGACGCCGCGGGACGAGTTCGGTGCGTTCGGCGCCTACGCGGTGCTGCTGGCCGGCGTCGCGGCGCTCGCCCGGGTCCCGGCCCGCGTGGTCGTCGCACGCATGGTGGTAGAGATCCCGTTCGTCGTGTTCGCGCTGCTCATGCCGTTCGTGTCGCAGGGTCCGCGGGTCGACGTGCTCGGGCTGTCGCTGAGCGAGCACGGTCTGCTGACCGGCTGGAACATCCTCGCCAAGGGCACCCTGGGCGTCGTCGCGTCGATCCTGCTGGCGGCGACGACGGAGGTGCGGTCGCTGCTGGCCGGGCTGCAGCGGCTGCGCGTACCAGACCGGCTGGTAGAGATCGCATCGTTCATGATCCGGTACGCCGACGTCGTCTCCGGAGATCTGCGGCGCATGCGCATCGCCCGCGAGTCGCGCGGTTTCGAGGCCCGCCACCTCGGGCACGTCCGGGTGGTCGCGCAGGGCGCCGGTGCGCTGTTCGTCCGGTCCTACGAGCGGGGTGAGCGGGTGCACCTGGCGATGCTGTCGCGCGGCTACGGCGGCTCGATGCCGCTGACGGCCACGGTGGGCGCGAGCCGCGCCGATTGGCTGCGCGGCGCTGGGCTCCCGCTGGCGGCCGCTGTGGTCGCGCTGACGGCGGTGCTCTCATGA
- a CDS encoding LacI family DNA-binding transcriptional regulator — protein MGARLKDVADLAGVSFKTVSNVINNHPNVTEKTRQKVLDAIAELRYRPNVSARSLRHGRSGFLAIALPELTSPYFAALASEMGAVAKRQSLTVLIEETFGEAERERIALDSLDTQLIDGVVFSPMAMTSADVAAHPGSTPMVLLGERGHPAGFDHIAIDNVRAAHEVTTHLVGLGRRHIAAVGAQRGGTGGLRARGYRAALRDAGLPVDPRLVVSDLDFSRASGARAMAALLDSGRPVDAVFCFNDLMALGALRVLHERGLRVPGDVAVAGFDDVEDGRYSTPSLTTVSPDVPFLAAEAIRLIVRRLADPEAKAERIDVPFTLEVRESTAGSV, from the coding sequence GTGGGTGCGCGGCTGAAGGACGTGGCGGACCTCGCCGGAGTCTCGTTCAAGACCGTCTCCAACGTCATCAACAACCACCCGAACGTCACCGAGAAGACCAGGCAGAAGGTGCTCGACGCCATCGCCGAGCTGCGGTACCGGCCGAACGTGTCGGCGCGCAGCCTGCGGCACGGGCGGTCCGGATTCCTCGCCATCGCGCTGCCGGAGTTGACGTCGCCGTACTTCGCGGCGCTGGCGTCCGAAATGGGCGCGGTCGCGAAGCGGCAGAGCCTGACGGTGCTGATCGAGGAGACGTTCGGCGAGGCCGAGCGCGAGCGCATCGCGCTGGACTCCCTCGACACCCAGCTGATCGACGGCGTCGTGTTCAGCCCCATGGCGATGACGTCGGCCGACGTCGCGGCGCATCCGGGGTCGACGCCGATGGTGCTGCTCGGCGAGCGCGGGCATCCGGCCGGCTTCGACCACATCGCCATCGACAACGTCCGGGCGGCGCACGAGGTCACCACGCACCTCGTCGGGCTGGGGCGGCGGCACATCGCGGCCGTCGGCGCGCAGCGGGGCGGCACCGGCGGACTGCGCGCCCGCGGCTACCGCGCCGCCCTGCGCGACGCCGGCCTGCCGGTCGACCCCCGGCTGGTCGTCTCCGACCTCGACTTCAGCCGCGCCAGCGGCGCCCGGGCGATGGCCGCCCTGCTCGACAGCGGCCGCCCCGTCGACGCCGTGTTCTGCTTCAACGACCTCATGGCGCTCGGCGCGCTGCGGGTGCTGCACGAGCGCGGACTGCGTGTGCCCGGCGACGTCGCGGTGGCGGGCTTCGACGACGTCGAGGACGGCCGCTACTCGACGCCGTCGCTGACGACGGTCTCGCCGGACGTGCCGTTCCTCGCTGCCGAGGCCATCCGCCTGATCGTCCGGCGGCTGGCGGACCCCGAGGCCAAGGCCGAGCGCATCGACGTCCCGTTCACCCTCGAGGTCCGGGAGAGCACAGCCGGCTCGGTATAA
- the metE gene encoding 5-methyltetrahydropteroyltriglutamate--homocysteine S-methyltransferase, whose product MTRPTPALTATVPGYPRIGPDRELKRALEAYWSGDSDRDDLEATARAERERTWLRLAALGLDAVPSNTFSLYDQVLDAVALTGAVPPRFTSLGLDGLGTYFAMARGADGVAPLELTKWFDTNYHYLVPEIGPATRLHLDPAKPVREYREALALGLETRPVLLGPASFLLLSKPADGAPGGFAPLDRLDDLVAVYALLLATLADEGVAWVQLDEPAYVADRTDAELDALRRVYARLGELPDRPAILVSSYFGDLGDALPVLASSPVEAIGLDLVAGELPAGDVDGLDGKIVVAGVVDGRNVWRTDLDAALATLRAVEARAGAVAVGTSCSLLHVPYDLDAETALDSQLRSWLAFADQKVAEVVTLATALRDGTRPPAFDEAAAALADRAAAPRVVDDGVRTRLAGLTADDARRGPYERRADAQRDRLGLPPLPTTTIGSFPQTGDIRRARADHRAGRLDRDEYAARMRAEIERVVRLQERLGLDVLVHGEPERNDMVQYFAENLAGFVTTEHGWVQSYGSRCVRPPILYGDVSRPAPITVEWATYAQSLTERPVKGMLTGPVTILAWSFVRDDQPLGDTARQVALALRDEVGDLEAAGVGIVQVDEPALRELLPLRAAARPDYLDWSVTAFRLATSGVADATQVHTHLCYSEFGDVVAAIDGLDADVTSIEAARSRMEIVPDVAASGFGRGIGPGVYDIHSPRVPGADEVEALLRRALADIPGERLWVNPDCGLKTRTYEQVEPALTALVEAAWRVR is encoded by the coding sequence ATGACCCGTCCCACCCCTGCCCTGACGGCGACCGTGCCCGGCTACCCGCGCATCGGCCCGGACCGCGAGCTCAAGCGCGCCCTCGAGGCGTACTGGTCCGGCGATTCCGACCGCGACGACCTCGAGGCGACGGCGCGCGCCGAGCGTGAGCGGACCTGGCTCCGGCTCGCCGCGCTGGGCCTGGACGCCGTCCCGTCGAACACGTTCTCGCTGTACGACCAGGTCCTCGACGCGGTCGCGCTGACCGGCGCGGTGCCGCCGCGGTTCACGTCGCTCGGGCTGGACGGCCTGGGCACGTACTTCGCGATGGCCCGCGGCGCCGACGGCGTCGCGCCGCTGGAGCTCACGAAGTGGTTCGACACCAACTACCACTACCTCGTGCCGGAGATCGGCCCGGCGACGCGCCTGCACCTCGACCCGGCCAAGCCGGTGCGCGAGTACCGGGAGGCGCTGGCGCTGGGCCTCGAGACCCGGCCGGTGCTGCTCGGACCGGCCAGCTTCCTGCTGCTGTCCAAGCCGGCCGACGGCGCGCCCGGCGGGTTCGCGCCGCTCGACCGGCTCGACGACCTCGTGGCCGTCTACGCGCTGCTGCTGGCGACGCTGGCCGACGAGGGGGTCGCGTGGGTGCAGCTGGACGAGCCGGCCTACGTCGCGGACCGGACCGACGCCGAGCTGGACGCGCTGCGACGGGTGTACGCGCGGCTGGGCGAGCTGCCGGACCGGCCGGCGATCCTGGTGTCGTCGTACTTCGGCGACCTCGGCGACGCGCTGCCGGTGCTGGCGTCGTCGCCGGTGGAGGCGATCGGGCTGGACCTCGTCGCCGGCGAGCTACCGGCCGGGGACGTCGACGGGCTGGACGGCAAGATCGTCGTCGCCGGGGTGGTCGACGGCCGGAACGTGTGGCGCACCGACCTCGACGCGGCGCTGGCCACGCTGCGTGCCGTCGAGGCCCGGGCCGGCGCCGTCGCCGTCGGGACGTCCTGCTCGCTGCTGCACGTCCCGTACGACCTCGACGCCGAGACGGCGCTGGACTCGCAGCTGCGGTCGTGGCTGGCCTTCGCCGACCAGAAGGTCGCCGAGGTCGTGACGCTCGCGACCGCGCTGCGCGACGGCACCCGGCCGCCGGCGTTCGACGAGGCCGCGGCCGCACTGGCCGACCGCGCCGCCGCCCCGCGCGTCGTCGACGACGGCGTGCGGACGCGGCTGGCCGGGCTCACCGCGGACGACGCCCGGCGCGGGCCGTACGAACGGCGGGCCGACGCGCAGCGCGACCGGCTCGGCCTGCCGCCGCTGCCGACCACGACGATCGGCTCGTTCCCGCAGACCGGCGACATCCGGCGGGCACGTGCCGACCACCGGGCCGGGCGGCTGGACCGCGACGAGTACGCCGCCCGGATGCGCGCCGAGATCGAGCGGGTCGTCCGGCTGCAGGAGCGGCTCGGCCTCGACGTCCTCGTGCACGGCGAGCCCGAGCGCAACGACATGGTGCAGTACTTCGCCGAGAACCTCGCCGGGTTCGTCACGACCGAGCACGGCTGGGTGCAGTCGTACGGCTCGCGCTGCGTCCGCCCGCCGATCCTCTACGGCGACGTGTCGCGGCCGGCGCCGATCACCGTCGAGTGGGCCACGTACGCGCAGTCGCTCACCGAGCGGCCGGTGAAGGGCATGCTGACCGGGCCGGTCACGATCCTCGCGTGGTCGTTCGTCCGCGACGACCAGCCGCTCGGCGACACCGCCCGGCAGGTCGCGCTGGCGCTGCGCGACGAGGTCGGCGACCTGGAGGCGGCCGGCGTCGGCATCGTGCAGGTCGACGAGCCGGCGCTGCGCGAGCTGCTGCCACTCCGCGCCGCCGCGCGGCCGGACTACCTCGACTGGTCGGTGACGGCATTCCGCCTGGCGACGTCCGGCGTGGCCGACGCGACGCAGGTGCACACGCACCTGTGCTACTCCGAGTTCGGCGACGTCGTGGCCGCGATCGACGGGCTGGACGCGGACGTCACCAGCATCGAGGCGGCGCGGTCGCGGATGGAGATCGTGCCGGACGTCGCGGCCTCCGGGTTCGGGCGCGGCATCGGCCCCGGCGTGTACGACATCCACTCGCCACGGGTGCCCGGCGCCGACGAGGTCGAGGCACTGCTGCGGCGGGCGCTGGCCGACATCCCCGGCGAACGGCTCTGGGTGAACCCGGACTGCGGCCTGAAGACGCGCACCTACGAGCAGGTCGAGCCGGCGTTGACGGCGCTGGTCGAGGCGGCCTGGCGGGTGCGCTGA
- a CDS encoding NAD(P)-binding domain-containing protein: MSATNVTVLGLGAMGRAAAAVLAGGGVPVTAWNRTVRPGVPDGVRVAPSVVEAVADAPLVLVSVTDQAAATEVLAAAGNAVRGRVVVNLTTGTPAETAALAADLAGRGATYVGGVVQAQPEQLGTAAAMLLVAGDAEALERHRPTLDLLGAVVRVGDDPERAGRYDLTLMGLWYDVQLAVFAAFELAGGDPETFVPFARRQLGFVVDGLPGVARELRVGAYPRGPATLVEHARVLAQLVELRAAHGLDTSALERADAAARRLIEAGHGEDGFTRLAAS, from the coding sequence ATGTCTGCGACGAACGTGACGGTGCTCGGGCTCGGCGCGATGGGCCGGGCCGCCGCGGCTGTGCTGGCCGGTGGCGGCGTGCCCGTGACGGCGTGGAACCGCACGGTCCGGCCGGGTGTGCCCGACGGCGTGCGGGTCGCGCCGTCCGTGGTCGAGGCGGTGGCCGACGCGCCGTTGGTGCTGGTCAGCGTCACCGACCAGGCGGCCGCCACCGAGGTGCTGGCCGCCGCCGGCAACGCCGTCCGCGGCCGCGTCGTCGTCAACCTCACCACCGGGACGCCCGCCGAGACCGCCGCGCTGGCCGCCGACCTCGCCGGGCGTGGCGCCACCTACGTCGGCGGCGTCGTGCAGGCGCAGCCGGAGCAGCTCGGGACCGCCGCCGCGATGCTCCTGGTGGCCGGCGACGCCGAGGCGCTCGAGCGGCACCGGCCGACGCTGGACCTGCTCGGCGCCGTCGTCCGCGTCGGCGACGATCCCGAACGGGCGGGGCGCTACGACCTCACCCTCATGGGCCTCTGGTACGACGTCCAGCTGGCGGTGTTCGCCGCGTTCGAGCTGGCCGGCGGCGATCCGGAGACCTTCGTCCCGTTCGCCCGCCGCCAGCTCGGTTTCGTCGTCGACGGCCTGCCGGGCGTGGCCCGCGAGCTGCGCGTCGGCGCCTACCCGCGCGGGCCGGCCACGCTGGTCGAGCACGCCCGGGTGCTGGCGCAGCTGGTGGAGCTGCGCGCGGCCCACGGCCTCGACACGTCGGCGCTCGAGCGTGCCGATGCCGCCGCGCGACGGCTCATCGAGGCCGGCCACGGCGAGGACGGCTTCACCCGCCTCGCCGCTTCGTGA
- a CDS encoding carbohydrate ABC transporter permease, whose product MFWLFLLVLTVIFVGPIVWMFLTSIKTNPEATAVPPTLLPSSPTFAAYEGLLRLDGAYPVLRWFLNSLLAATLHMVLVLTVASTAAYALARLHFRGRGVLFVVIVSTLFVPGFVFLIPNYLIIDQLGWLDTVWALAVPGAAGAFGVFFLRQFFAMLPGELEEAALIDGANQWQIFTRIVLPNSKPALATLAVLSFLANWNDFIWPIYVLFSPERLTLPAGLKLLQGAYTTDYPVIMAGAFVASVPVLILFLFTQRYVIEGVSRSGLKG is encoded by the coding sequence ATGTTCTGGCTGTTCCTGCTGGTCCTGACGGTCATCTTCGTCGGGCCGATCGTCTGGATGTTCCTGACGTCGATCAAGACGAACCCGGAGGCGACCGCCGTCCCGCCGACGCTGCTGCCGTCGTCGCCGACGTTCGCCGCGTACGAGGGGCTGTTGCGGCTGGACGGCGCCTACCCGGTGTTGCGCTGGTTCCTCAACAGCCTGCTGGCGGCGACGCTGCACATGGTGCTGGTGCTGACGGTCGCGTCGACGGCGGCCTACGCGCTGGCCCGGCTGCACTTCCGCGGCCGTGGCGTGCTGTTCGTCGTGATCGTGTCGACGCTGTTCGTGCCGGGCTTCGTGTTCCTCATCCCGAACTACCTGATCATCGACCAGCTGGGCTGGCTGGACACCGTCTGGGCGCTGGCCGTGCCCGGCGCGGCCGGCGCGTTCGGGGTGTTCTTCCTCCGGCAGTTCTTCGCGATGCTGCCCGGCGAGCTGGAGGAGGCGGCGCTGATCGACGGCGCCAACCAGTGGCAGATCTTCACCCGCATCGTCCTGCCCAATTCCAAGCCGGCGCTGGCCACGCTGGCGGTGCTGTCGTTCTTGGCGAACTGGAACGACTTCATCTGGCCGATCTACGTCCTGTTCAGCCCGGAGCGACTCACGCTGCCGGCCGGGCTGAAGCTGCTGCAGGGCGCGTACACCACGGACTACCCGGTCATCATGGCCGGCGCGTTCGTCGCCAGCGTTCCCGTCCTGATCCTGTTCCTGTTCACGCAGCGATACGTCATCGAGGGCGTGTCGCGCAGCGGACTGAAGGGATGA
- a CDS encoding alpha-N-arabinofuranosidase, with protein sequence MYDVEVGLDPAFTVGTVDPRLYGSFVEHMGRCVYGGIFEPDHPTADEHGFRQDVADLVRELGVTTIRYPGGNFVSGYTWEDGVGPVADRPRRLDLAWRSLEPNTVGTDEFCRWARGVGIDPIMAVNLGTRGVAAAVDLLEYTNFAPGSTSTADRRVANGHKDPHAIKVWCLGNELDGPWQIGHKTADEYGRLAAETARAMRRADPDLELVACGSSNSAMPTFGSWERTVLEHTYDLVDHISLHAYYEPVDGDVDSFLVSSEDMRRMIAAITATADHVGAVRRSSRRLTVSFDEWNVWYQHRFSGQATLEQNENAPLIEDVYDVTDAVVVGDLLMALLDHSDRVAIACQAQLVNVIAPILTRTGGPAWRQTIFHPFALTARHARGTVLRTAVRTAQLATQRYGDVPATRVSAVQDPETGALTLLATNRNRTEPARLTVPLRAFDGRPRLLEHLTLADDDPSATNSAEHPDRVVPRPVAGTVIDGDQTLTAILPPSSWHLIRLGH encoded by the coding sequence TTGTACGACGTCGAGGTCGGACTCGATCCGGCATTCACCGTGGGCACCGTCGATCCGAGGCTGTACGGGTCGTTCGTCGAGCACATGGGCCGGTGCGTCTACGGCGGCATCTTCGAGCCCGACCACCCGACCGCCGACGAGCACGGGTTCCGGCAGGACGTCGCCGACCTGGTGCGGGAGTTGGGCGTCACGACCATCCGCTACCCGGGCGGCAACTTCGTCTCCGGCTACACCTGGGAGGACGGGGTGGGCCCGGTCGCCGACCGGCCGCGTCGACTCGACCTGGCCTGGCGCTCGCTCGAGCCGAACACCGTCGGGACGGACGAGTTCTGCCGGTGGGCGCGCGGCGTCGGCATCGACCCGATCATGGCGGTGAACCTCGGCACCCGGGGCGTGGCCGCCGCCGTCGACCTGCTGGAGTACACGAACTTCGCGCCCGGCAGCACGAGCACCGCCGACCGCCGGGTCGCGAACGGGCACAAGGACCCCCATGCCATCAAGGTCTGGTGCCTGGGCAACGAGCTCGACGGCCCGTGGCAGATCGGGCACAAGACGGCCGACGAGTACGGGCGGCTGGCCGCCGAGACGGCACGGGCGATGCGCCGGGCCGACCCGGACCTGGAACTCGTCGCCTGCGGCAGCTCCAACAGCGCCATGCCGACGTTCGGCAGCTGGGAGCGGACCGTCCTGGAGCACACCTACGACCTGGTCGACCACATCTCGCTGCACGCCTACTACGAACCCGTCGACGGCGACGTCGACAGCTTCCTCGTGTCGTCGGAGGACATGCGCCGGATGATCGCCGCGATCACCGCCACCGCGGACCACGTCGGCGCGGTCCGGCGCAGCAGCAGACGGCTGACGGTCTCGTTCGACGAGTGGAACGTCTGGTACCAGCACCGGTTCTCCGGGCAGGCGACGCTGGAGCAGAACGAGAACGCACCGCTGATCGAGGACGTGTACGACGTCACCGACGCGGTCGTGGTCGGCGACCTGCTGATGGCGCTGCTGGACCACAGCGACCGGGTCGCGATCGCCTGCCAGGCACAGCTGGTCAACGTGATCGCGCCGATCCTGACCAGGACCGGCGGCCCGGCCTGGCGGCAGACCATCTTCCACCCGTTCGCGCTGACCGCCCGGCACGCCCGCGGGACGGTGCTGCGCACGGCGGTGCGGACGGCGCAGCTCGCGACGCAGCGCTACGGCGACGTCCCCGCCACCCGGGTGAGCGCCGTCCAGGACCCGGAGACCGGCGCGCTCACCCTGCTGGCCACGAACCGGAACCGCACGGAGCCGGCCCGGCTCACCGTCCCGCTGCGCGCGTTCGACGGGCGGCCGCGGCTGCTGGAGCACCTGACGCTCGCCGACGACGACCCGTCCGCCACGAACTCCGCCGAGCACCCGGACCGGGTCGTCCCGCGTCCGGTGGCCGGCACCGTCATCGACGGCGACCAGACGCTCACCGCGATCCTGCCGCCGTCGTCCTGGCACCTCATCCGCCTGGGCCACTGA
- a CDS encoding energy-coupling factor ABC transporter permease produces MHVPDGFLNAPTSVATGAVAAAGVAVALRKAQGELDERAAPLAGLTAAFVFAVQMLNFPVGVGTSGHLMGGALAAVLVGPWTAVLCLSVVLLVQALLFADGGLTALGTNISLIGITTVVVGWVVTRAVLAVLPKRPASVVPASAVGALLSVPVAALVFVLLFAVGGEASLSLGALTVSMLGWHTLIGIGEAVITGLTVSAVVAVRPDLVYAARGLRAPLRLRRPDGSLVPAPEAAAPVAAARGSVRPLLIGGGLVALALAGVVSFFASAHPDGLEYVAEDEGFLATARDHAFGGSALADYGAVGGIPVGVAGVLGVAVVVVIGVVLFRLVGRRSPAGAEREDAVR; encoded by the coding sequence ATGCACGTCCCCGACGGGTTCCTGAACGCTCCCACCTCGGTCGCGACGGGCGCCGTCGCGGCGGCGGGGGTCGCGGTGGCGTTGCGGAAGGCGCAGGGCGAGCTGGACGAGCGGGCGGCGCCGCTGGCCGGGCTCACCGCGGCGTTCGTGTTCGCCGTGCAGATGCTGAACTTCCCGGTCGGCGTCGGCACCAGCGGCCACCTCATGGGCGGGGCACTCGCGGCCGTGCTGGTCGGGCCGTGGACGGCGGTGCTGTGCCTGTCGGTGGTGCTGCTCGTGCAGGCCCTGCTGTTCGCCGACGGCGGGCTGACGGCGCTCGGCACGAACATCTCGCTCATCGGCATCACGACGGTGGTCGTCGGCTGGGTGGTGACGCGCGCGGTGCTGGCGGTACTGCCCAAGCGGCCGGCGTCGGTGGTGCCGGCGTCGGCCGTCGGTGCGCTGCTGTCGGTGCCGGTGGCGGCGCTGGTCTTCGTGCTGTTGTTCGCCGTCGGTGGAGAGGCGTCGCTGTCACTGGGCGCGCTGACGGTGAGCATGCTCGGCTGGCACACGCTGATCGGCATCGGCGAGGCGGTCATCACCGGCCTGACGGTGAGCGCCGTCGTCGCCGTCCGGCCGGACCTCGTGTACGCGGCCCGCGGGCTGCGGGCGCCGCTGCGGCTGCGGCGGCCGGACGGCAGCCTGGTGCCGGCGCCCGAGGCGGCGGCGCCCGTAGCGGCGGCGCGGGGCAGCGTCAGGCCGCTGCTCATCGGCGGCGGGCTGGTCGCGCTGGCGCTGGCCGGCGTCGTCAGCTTCTTCGCCAGCGCCCACCCGGACGGCCTGGAGTACGTCGCCGAGGACGAGGGCTTCCTCGCGACCGCCCGCGACCACGCGTTCGGCGGCTCCGCGCTGGCCGACTACGGCGCGGTCGGCGGCATCCCGGTCGGCGTGGCGGGCGTCCTCGGCGTCGCGGTGGTCGTGGTCATCGGTGTGGTGCTGTTCCGGCTGGTCGGCCGCCGGTCGCCGGCCGGGGCGGAGCGGGAGGACGCCGTCCGGTGA
- a CDS encoding carbohydrate ABC transporter permease: MTSPTTTAPARGSAARGPGARSSPSGIRRHAPWTPYAFMAPFLVIFATFVLAPAVLGIWMSLHDWDFMLPNRPFVGLDNYAALFDSSSAVFEMFWHGMRATAIFTVASVPFLVAIPLGLAVLLNRRFPGRTFFRAVFFMPYVLGVAVVGLLFRFILDPNIGIVNGLLGTSTPWITAQPWAWISLVAMTVWWTLGFNTIIYLAGLQDIPGELYDAAKVDGASAWQVFRHVTLPGLRTVLLFVVTITILASANMFGQALLVTNGGPGDTTRTALMVMLAEGLESFRMGSAAAMSYLLAIFLGIVSIVQVLAMRERRPRWRS, encoded by the coding sequence GTGACCTCCCCCACGACGACCGCACCCGCGCGCGGATCGGCCGCGCGCGGGCCCGGCGCGCGGTCCTCCCCCAGCGGCATCCGCCGGCACGCGCCGTGGACGCCGTACGCGTTCATGGCGCCGTTCCTGGTCATCTTCGCGACGTTCGTCCTGGCCCCGGCGGTGCTGGGGATCTGGATGAGCCTGCACGACTGGGACTTCATGCTGCCGAACCGGCCCTTCGTCGGGCTGGACAACTACGCCGCGCTGTTCGACTCGTCGTCCGCCGTGTTCGAGATGTTCTGGCACGGCATGCGGGCGACGGCGATCTTCACCGTGGCGAGCGTGCCGTTCCTGGTCGCGATCCCGCTCGGGCTGGCGGTGCTGCTGAACCGGCGGTTCCCCGGCCGGACGTTCTTCCGCGCGGTCTTCTTCATGCCGTACGTGCTGGGCGTCGCCGTGGTGGGCCTGCTGTTCAGGTTCATCCTCGACCCGAACATCGGCATCGTGAACGGGCTGCTCGGCACGTCGACGCCGTGGATCACCGCCCAGCCGTGGGCGTGGATCAGCCTGGTCGCGATGACGGTGTGGTGGACGCTCGGCTTCAACACGATCATCTACCTGGCCGGTCTGCAGGACATCCCGGGCGAGCTCTACGACGCGGCCAAGGTCGACGGCGCGTCGGCCTGGCAGGTGTTCCGGCACGTGACGCTGCCCGGACTGCGGACCGTGCTCCTGTTCGTCGTCACGATCACGATCCTGGCCTCGGCGAACATGTTCGGCCAGGCGCTGCTGGTGACGAACGGCGGGCCGGGCGACACCACCCGGACGGCGCTCATGGTGATGCTGGCCGAGGGCCTGGAGTCGTTCCGGATGGGCAGCGCCGCCGCGATGTCGTACCTGCTGGCGATCTTCCTGGGGATCGTCTCGATCGTGCAGGTGCTCGCCATGCGGGAGAGGAGGCCGCGATGGCGGTCCTGA
- a CDS encoding ABC transporter substrate-binding protein, protein MNALTRRRFLTATGMVGAGVVLSACGGGSQSPGAEPATGDGGASGYDGPDVDLAFWNGFTGGDGPVMQQLVDQFNGEHPNIAVKMTVMEWADYYQKVPTAVQSGNGPDVGIMHIDSLPTNAARNVIVPLDDVAEALDLKAGDFAEVVWSAGEYDGQRFGIPLDVHPLGFFYNKTVLESAGLDPESPPTDRTSYEAALETLKSAGVQGHWMSPHVFTGALTAQALVWQFGGDLFNADGTEVTWAEDPAVEALTWAVDLVRNGYSASDVGQDADAIALQNGQTAFNWNGIWNINTLREVPGLQWGVAALPNIGGTQAAWAGSHNFVLPRQRSADENKLRAARVFINWVSQQSLAWAEGGQVPARNSVRESAEFQALPEQAALAEQVDHLRFPPAVPGIGDVLADFNQAVNEAVLLTKEPAAALSEAADRASKKLEENRDRYDG, encoded by the coding sequence ATGAACGCGCTCACCCGACGACGCTTCCTCACCGCCACCGGCATGGTCGGCGCCGGCGTCGTGCTCAGCGCCTGCGGCGGTGGCTCGCAGTCACCCGGCGCCGAACCGGCGACGGGCGACGGCGGCGCCAGCGGCTACGACGGTCCCGACGTGGACCTGGCCTTCTGGAATGGCTTCACCGGCGGCGACGGGCCGGTCATGCAGCAGCTGGTCGACCAGTTCAACGGCGAGCACCCGAACATCGCGGTGAAGATGACCGTGATGGAGTGGGCCGACTACTACCAGAAGGTCCCCACGGCGGTGCAGTCGGGCAACGGCCCGGACGTCGGCATCATGCACATCGACTCGCTGCCGACGAACGCCGCCCGCAACGTCATCGTCCCCCTCGACGACGTCGCCGAGGCGCTGGACCTCAAGGCGGGCGACTTCGCCGAGGTGGTCTGGAGCGCCGGCGAGTACGACGGGCAGCGCTTCGGCATCCCGCTGGACGTGCACCCGCTCGGCTTCTTCTACAACAAGACCGTCCTGGAGTCGGCCGGGCTGGACCCGGAGAGCCCGCCGACGGACCGGACGTCGTACGAGGCGGCGCTCGAGACCCTCAAGAGCGCCGGCGTGCAGGGGCACTGGATGTCGCCGCACGTGTTCACCGGCGCCCTGACGGCGCAGGCGCTGGTCTGGCAGTTCGGCGGCGACCTGTTCAACGCTGACGGCACCGAGGTCACGTGGGCGGAGGACCCCGCAGTCGAGGCGCTGACCTGGGCGGTCGACCTGGTCCGCAACGGCTACAGCGCCTCCGACGTCGGTCAGGACGCCGACGCGATCGCGCTGCAGAACGGCCAGACGGCGTTCAACTGGAACGGCATCTGGAACATCAACACGCTCCGGGAGGTGCCGGGACTGCAGTGGGGCGTGGCGGCGCTGCCGAACATCGGCGGCACCCAGGCGGCGTGGGCCGGCTCGCACAACTTCGTCCTCCCCCGGCAGCGCAGCGCCGACGAGAACAAGCTGCGGGCCGCGCGCGTGTTCATCAACTGGGTCAGCCAGCAGTCGCTCGCGTGGGCCGAAGGCGGCCAGGTGCCGGCCCGCAACTCGGTGCGCGAGTCGGCCGAGTTCCAGGCGCTGCCGGAGCAGGCCGCGCTCGCCGAGCAGGTCGACCACCTGCGCTTCCCGCCGGCCGTGCCGGGCATCGGCGACGTCCTCGCGGACTTCAATCAGGCCGTCAACGAGGCGGTGCTGCTGACGAAGGAGCCCGCGGCGGCGCTCTCCGAGGCGGCCGACCGGGCGTCGAAGAAGCTGGAAGAGAACCGCGACCGGTACGACGGATAG